One genomic window of Opisthocomus hoazin isolate bOpiHoa1 chromosome 16, bOpiHoa1.hap1, whole genome shotgun sequence includes the following:
- the RNF186 gene encoding E3 ubiquitin-protein ligase RNF186 isoform X1: MEKSADKLNNENASTALGVPQAEKDGPAPIAEGAAEMSRAGPLTETAADVKRLECTEERITEMERPSGTARHSPDAFNPAILERDCPNSKHLVMLTTSNSPQVCSFEMNHQCSTTASIDTDCLVCFNKYNIYRVPKLLDCQHAFCAVCLKLILRKEESTWIITCPLCRKATCVSGGLIRTLQNKEDIMEHLENPDANPEVHVSAAGLDSNSWTQSSQGALYRDENVPADNRLAIQRLVLLLLLVVILTILILPFIYSGLIKWVICLMLVLGLVMSMVLCCTPKFYWRCNRDSLTSCHKETHITAIA; encoded by the coding sequence ATGGAGAAATCCGCTGACAAGCTAAACAATGAAAATGCATCGACAGCTCTTGGAGTACCACAGGCTGAAAAGGACGGTCCTGCGCCCATTGCAGAAGGTGCTGCAGAAATGAGCAGAGCAGGACCCCTGACGGAAACCGCTGCAGACGTGAAGAGGCTGGAATGCACTGAAGAACGTATTACAGAAATGGAAAGACCTTCAGGCACAGCCCGACACAGTCCTGATGCCTTTAATCCAGCAATTTTGGAAAGAGACTGTCCAAACTCGAAGCATCTTGTTATGCTAACGACCTCAAACTCTCCCCAAGTATGCAGTTTTGAAATGAACCACCAGTGTTCAACCACAGCATCTATTGATACGGACTGCCTAGTCTGCTTCAACAAGTACAACATCTACAGAGTGCCAAAGCTCCTGGACTGCCAGCACGCCTTCTGCGCAGTCTGCCTCAAGCTTATCCTCAGGAAAGAAGAGAGTACCTGGATAATCACCTGCCCCCTGTGCAGAAAAGCCACTTGTGTGTCAGGAGGACTCATCCGCACACTTCAAAATAAAGAAGACATCATGGAGCACTTGGAAAACCCCGATGCAAATCCTGAGGTACACGTCTCTGCCGCAGGGCTGGACAGCAACAGCTGGACTCAGAGCAGCCAAGGCGCCTTATACAGAGACGAAAATGTTCCAGCAGACAACAGACTGGCTAtccagagacttgtgctgctcctgctgctcgtGGTGATTCTCACTATCCTCATCCTCCCGTTTATATACTCTGGGCTGATAAAATGGGTAATTTGTCTCATGCTTGTTTTGGGGTTGGTCATGTCTATGGTGCTTTGCTGCACTCCTAAATTTTACTGGAGGTGTAACAGGGACTCGCTCACCTCCTGCCACAAGGAGACCCACATCACTGCTATTGCCTGA
- the RNF186 gene encoding E3 ubiquitin-protein ligase RNF186 isoform X2: MEKSADKLNNENASTALGVPQAEKDGPAPIAEGAAEMSRAGPLTETAADVKRLECTEERITEMERPSGTARHSPDAFNPAILERDCPNSKHLVMLTTSNSPQVCSFEMNHQCSTTASIDTDCLVCFNKYNIYRVPKLLDCQHAFCAVCLKLILRKEESTWIITCPLCRKATCVSGGLIRTLQNKEDIMEHLENPDANPEVHVSAAGLDSNSWTQSSQGALYRDENVPADNRLAIQRLVLLLLLVVILTILILPFIYSGLIKWEV, translated from the exons ATGGAGAAATCCGCTGACAAGCTAAACAATGAAAATGCATCGACAGCTCTTGGAGTACCACAGGCTGAAAAGGACGGTCCTGCGCCCATTGCAGAAGGTGCTGCAGAAATGAGCAGAGCAGGACCCCTGACGGAAACCGCTGCAGACGTGAAGAGGCTGGAATGCACTGAAGAACGTATTACAGAAATGGAAAGACCTTCAGGCACAGCCCGACACAGTCCTGATGCCTTTAATCCAGCAATTTTGGAAAGAGACTGTCCAAACTCGAAGCATCTTGTTATGCTAACGACCTCAAACTCTCCCCAAGTATGCAGTTTTGAAATGAACCACCAGTGTTCAACCACAGCATCTATTGATACGGACTGCCTAGTCTGCTTCAACAAGTACAACATCTACAGAGTGCCAAAGCTCCTGGACTGCCAGCACGCCTTCTGCGCAGTCTGCCTCAAGCTTATCCTCAGGAAAGAAGAGAGTACCTGGATAATCACCTGCCCCCTGTGCAGAAAAGCCACTTGTGTGTCAGGAGGACTCATCCGCACACTTCAAAATAAAGAAGACATCATGGAGCACTTGGAAAACCCCGATGCAAATCCTGAGGTACACGTCTCTGCCGCAGGGCTGGACAGCAACAGCTGGACTCAGAGCAGCCAAGGCGCCTTATACAGAGACGAAAATGTTCCAGCAGACAACAGACTGGCTAtccagagacttgtgctgctcctgctgctcgtGGTGATTCTCACTATCCTCATCCTCCCGTTTATATACTCTGGGCTGATAAAATGG GAAGTGTGA